A segment of the Sphingopyxis sp. OAS728 genome:
GAGGCGCCTCGGGCGCATCGGCGGTTGCAACGGGTGCCGGCACCTCGCCGCTGCGATGCGCGCGGATCGTCGTGCGCAGCGCCTGCGCCGAACCCAGCGCGATCGCGTCGAGGCTCGCGTCATTCTCCTTGCCGCCCGCGCCCGTTTCGAACCCGACCTTGGCGATGCCGAGCGCGCGCGAGACGAGCCCCTGTTCGATACTGACGTCCTGGATGCGGTCGAAGGGGATGGTGCGGTGCTGGCGGGAAAAGACGCCGCTTTCGATCACCACCTCGTCGTCGCCGACGAGGAAGCGGAAGCGCAGCCACTGGAACCACGCAGCCGCCAGCGAGATGAGCAGAAAGGCGCCGATCGCGGGGACGATCCACAGCCAATTGCCCGTAAAGCCGAGGGCGGCGACCGCGGGAAGGAACTGCAACGACCGCGGCCCCAGCTTGACGACCGCCAGCGCCAGCGTTGCGGGGTGCAGCCGCTGCCAGTCGGGTTCGGCTTCGGTCGTCATGGCGACGGCGTCGCTCATGCGAAATCGGTCTGGATATGGCGGCGGATCGTCTCGCGCATCGCGGCGGCAAGGTCGCTGTGCAGCCCCGGCAGCGTCACCGTGCTGTTGTGCGTGCCCGACGTGTGGACGATCAGGTGCGACAGCCCGAACCAGCGTTCGATGGGCCCCTGCCCGACGTCGATGTGCTGGACGCGCACAAAGGGAACGATCGTGTCGGTGCGGAACAGCCAGCCGCGCGCGACGCGGAGCTGCCCCTCGCCGATCTTGTAGCCCCAGCGCGACACGCGCCGCGACGGGAAGGAGACGATCACCACGATCGCGATCAGCCACGCCGCCGCGGTGATCAGCCCGTACGGCCCCTCGATTTGCCGGATCAGCAGCGCGTCGAACACGCTCGCGCCAATCGCGAGCGGGATCAGGTTGAGCGCGGTGGCGACGCGCAAAACCTGCGCATAGGCGGGCGCGACCGGGTCGAGCCCCTCGGCGGCATTGAGCGCATCGGGGGCGAAGGGATCGGTCGGGGCCGCGGCAGGGATGTCGGTCATGTTCCTCCGTTAGTCGTTCGGGCCATCAGGGCACAACCACATTGAAGCGCGGGTCGACGGGCGGGTGCAGCGCGAACCACGACAGGAACGCCATGCGGTCGCCGTCGATCCTGATCGCGCCCGACTGGATCAGCGCGGGGAATTGCGCGCGGCCCATCATCGCCTCGTCGAGGATCGTGCGGTCGATCGTCACCGTCGCGGTCGGCGCGGCGTCGGTCACGCCATAGCGCGGGAATTCGACCCCGCCTCCGACGACCACCGCGACCGTCTCCTTGCTGTCGGGCAGCACGAACTGGAACGTCCCTTTGATGGCGCTCCCCTTCGCGGCATCGAACCGCGTCGCGAGCGCATCGAAAAACACCGCGGTCGGGATCGCGCTCACAAAGCTGCGGCTCTGCCCGTTGCCGGTCGACGCCTCGACGGCATTGCCGCGCAGGCTCGCCGCACCGGCGAGATAATAGTTTCGCCAGGCACCCGATTCGGCCTGATAGCCCATCTGGTCGTACGCCGACGCCAGCGCCGCGCGCGCCTCCTTATTGTCCGGCTGCGCAAAGACGAGCTTGTTGAGCAGCTCGGCCGCCCAGCGATAATCGCCCGCCTTCAGCGCCTCGCGCCCCGCCGCGAGCAGCTTGTCGGCCCCGCCCGCGAGCGCAACATATTTGGGCGCCGATTGTTCGGGCGGCAGCGGGTTGAAGTTGGCGGGATTGCCGTCCCACCAGCCGAAATAGCGCTGATACACCGCCTTCATGTCGTGGTTGAGCGTGCCATAATAGCCGCGCGTCGAAAAATCCCGGCCCTGCACCGGTGCCTCGGCGGTCTGGTCGGCGAGCTCGTGCAGGGTCGCGCCGCGGTTCGCGAGGAACAGCGTGCGGTCGTGGACGTAACGATAGGCATCGCGCTGGTTCGCCAGCAGCGACGACACTTCGCCCGAGCCCCATGTCGGCCAATGGTGCGACGCCATCGCGACCTCGGCGATGCCGCCCCATTTCAGCAGCATCGCGTCGATCACCTTCGACCAGTGCAGCGCGTCGCGCACCTGCGCCCCGCGAAGGGTCAGAACATTGTGCAGCGTGTGCGTAACGACCTCGGTCGTGTGCAAAGCCTTGTAAGCGGGGATGTAGAAGACGAACTCCGACGGCGCCTCGGTGCTTCCCGCGTCGAGGAAGTCGAACGCCAGCCCGTCGATCGTCAGCGTCCCGCCCTTTTCGCCGACGGTCTCGGTCGGCTCCATATAGCCAACGGTGCCCGACGACAGCTTCGGCCCCAGCCCGGTGTCGACCTGCCCCTTTTCGCCCGGCGGCAGGATCGCACCGAACATATAGAGCGCGCGGCGCCCCATCGCACCGCCCGCCAGCACATTCTCCGACGTCGCTTCTTCCGAAAAGCCGTGCGGCGCGATGATGCGGATTTTCTGCGCCCTGACCTGTTCGGGGGTGACGATGCCGCCGACGCCGCCGAAATGGTCGCTATGGCTGTGCGAAAAGATCACCGCCCTGATCGGCAACTTGCCCGCCTTCGCCTCGACCGTATCGGTGAACAGTTTCCAGCTTGCCGCCGCGGCTTCCTCCGACAGCAGCGGGTCGACGATGATCCAGCCCGACTTGCCGCGGATGATCGTCATTACCGAAATATCGTAGCCGCGGACCTGCCAGATCTTGCCCGGAACGACCTCGAACAACCCGTGCACCGCGTCGAGCCGCGCCTGCCGCCACAGCGACGGGTTCACCGTATCGGGCGCCTCGGCCTTGCTCAGGAACTCGTAGGGGCGCCGGTCCCAAACCGTTTTGCCATTCGCGTCGAGAATGACCCCACCCGGAATTTCGGCGAGCTTGCCGCGCATCACATTGGCTTCGTCGCGTGGATCGTTCAGCGGCAGGCGCCCCGCGATCTCGGCCTGTGCGGTCCGCGTCTGGTCGCTCGCGGCGTCCTGCGCGGTCGCGGCTAAGGGCAGGCTGCTCGCGAGCAGCAGGGCGGTCAGTCGGCGCATGTCATATCTCCCCCATTTGTCGGGGCAGCTTGCGCCGCGTGCCGGGGCTTGGCAAGCATCGGCGCATGACCGACGCGCCGCACCTGCTGATCGCCTGGCACAGCCGTACCGGCGGCAGCGAAGCGCTCGCGCGGGCGGCCGCCGAAGGCGCGCAAACCGCGGCGCTCGTCGCGGTGGCGGATGTAACGCCGGAGATGCTGCTGGCTGCGGGCGGCTATCTTTTCGTCGGCCCCGAAAATCTCGCCGCGCTCTCGGGCGCGATGAAGGAGATGTTCGACCGCTGTTACTACCCCTGTCTCGGCAAGCTCGAAGGGCGCCCCTATGCGACGATCATCTGCGCGGGGTCGGACGGCGAGAACGCCCAGCGCCAGCTCGACCGCATCGCCACCGGCTGGCGGTTGAAGCGCGTCGCCGATCCCATCATCGTGAACACCGCTGCGCAGACCCCCGAAGCGATCCTTGCGCCGAAGATGATTGCCCCCAACCGTCTTGCCGAAGCGCACGACCTTGGCGCCGCGCTGGCCGAGGGCCTCGCCGCCGGAATCTTCTGACGCCTCAGCCATCGGCCGCCGGGCACCCGCGCCAATGATCGGCAAGCGTCGCCTTCCACGCCGCTTCGCCATAATGGGTGCGGATCAGCCGGAGGCGGAAATCGCGATACTCGCTATGGTTGGCCAGCGGCAGCCGCACCTCGAGCAGCACCCCTGATCGCGCATCGAACCACATCGTCCCGCGCCCCGCCGCGCCCGACGCGCGATAGCGGATCGCTGGCCCGCCGAAATGGCGCACCCGCGCGCCGCCTTTCAGAAACATCCGCCCGCGATTGCTGAAATCGAACCCGTCGCCGCGGCTCAGGATCAGCGGCAGGTCAAACGAGAAATCCGCCAGCGCCCCCACCGCCTTGGGCGGATGCGCGGCCATATCGGCGAAGTCGAAATCATAGATGCGCCACGGCGGCCGTGCCGCGATCTCGAAACTCGGCGGCGCGTCGGCCGACCCGATCCGCGCGGCCAGCTTCGTGCCGTCGCCGCTCGCCGTGAGCCAGGCGAACGGTTGCTGCCGCAAATCGCGCGTCAGCCGTCCACCGACCAGCGCGGTCGCCTGCCCCGTCGCGGGATCGAGGGCCGCCGTCACATAAGCCGCGTTGGTGCAACGCGACTTTTCCTTCATCACCGCGACGCGGTCCGGCGCCTCGACAAAGACATGGATATCCTCGGCCTCGCTGCCGTCGCCGTTGGTGCGGCGATAATGATGCAACGGACGCATGTCCGGCCCGGCGAGGCTCGCGGCGATCAGCAGGCTCAACATCACGGGCTCCCAACTGTATTATGAAATTAATACAGTTGGGACAGGTCCGTCAACCCGGTGGTCAGTGCGCGCGATGCTCGCCCTTAACCCAGCGCACGGTGCCCGACGAGGCGCGCATCACGACCGTTTCGGTCGTCATCATGCCGTCGCGGCGGCGCTTGACGCCGCGCAGCAGCGATCCGTCGGTGACGCCGGTCGCGGCGAAGATGACATCGCCGCTGGCGAGGTCCTCGAGGTCATAGACGCGGTCGAGATCGTCGATGCCCCATTTTTTCGCGCGCAGCCGTTCGTCGTCGTTGCGGAACAGCAGGCGGCCCTTGAACTGGCCGCCGACGCAGCGCAGCGCCGCCGCGGCAAGCACGCCCTCGGGGGCGCCGCCCGATCCCATATAAATGTCGATATTAGTCTCGGGGTTGGTCGTCGCGATCACGCCTGCGACGTCGCCGTCGGGGATCAGCGCGACGCCGCAGCCGATCGCGCGCAACTCGCTGATGATCGTCTCGTGGCGCGGGCGGTCGAGCACACAGACGATAATCTGTTCGGGCTTGCAGCCCTTTTCGCGCGCGACGGCTTCGACATTCTGGCGCACGCTATTGTCGAAATTGACCACATTGGCCGAATAGCCGGGGCCAACCGCGAGCTTGTCCATATAGACGTCGGGGGCGTTGAGGAGGCATCCCTCTTCGGCGATCGCGAGCACCGCGAGCGCGTTGGGGCCCGCCTTCGCGGTGATCGTCGTGCCTTCCAGCGGGTCGACCGCGATGTCGATCTTGGGGCCTTTGCCGGGAGCCATCCCGACCTTCTCGCCGATATAGAGCATCGGCGCCTCGTCGCGTTCGCCTTCGCCGATGACGATCGTGCCGTCCATATAGAGCGTGTTGAACGCGGTGCGCATCGCCTCGACCGCGGCGGCATCGGCGGCCTTCTCGTCGCCACGTCCGATCAGCTTCGCGGCAGCGATCGCCGCGGCTTCGGTGACGCGCACCATTTCGAGTACGAGCACCCGGTCTAGGTTGCTGCCGGTATCCGTCATGTCTGCTGCTCTCCGTCTTTGGTCTTGCCTTGGCGCCCCGGTCGGGCATGGTGGGCGCCATATGGTCGCACGCCCCGCTTGTCGAGGATACTTCGCCCGATTCGGAGCCGCTCTCGCGACGGCCTGTGTCATTGGCATGACGGCGCCCTCGGCCGGCGCGCAGATGGTTGGGCCACCAGCACCCCCGCCCCCCAAGTCCAAAGCCGACGAGGCGGCCGCAAAGGCCAAGGAAATGGTCGACCCGATCAAGCGCTGCAAACCCGCCGACGACGGCTCGATCAATGTGTGTGGCACCGACACCGAACGCCATCGGCTGTCGCCCGAACTGCGCGCGATCGCGAACGAGGGCCGCGAGGCGCCGCCGAAACTGCCGCGCGCCGAGGCGAAGGCGATGAGCCTCGACAAGCTCCCCTATAGTTGGATGTCGCTCGGCGGCCGGGCGAAACCCGGCCCCGAATATAATGAGCAGTTCGAAGCCATGAAGCGCGCGACCGACCCCGAAACGGGCACCCCGGCGGCGCCCGAAGAGGAGCCCTAGGCAAAGACCTCGGCCACCGTCGCTGCGGGTGCGCTTGCGCGATAGAGGCCGGCCGGGATCAATATCTGGCCCAGGAAATAGAGCGCGAAGAGCAGGACCCAGCCGAGGCTCATCACCGTTTCGGCGAGCCCGCCGGGCGCGCTCGCGATGATCACCGCGCCGTGCGCGACCAGCAACCCCGCGCCGAGAATCCCGAAGACCGCGCCATATAGAAGGTAAAAGCCGAAGAGGCGCCATTGCGCCGTGCGTGTGCGCCGCCACGATTCGGCGAAAGCCGATACCGGCTCGAGCGTCCCGCGTTCGCCCATGATCGCTCCGGCCAGGCAAAATCTCGTACCGATCCACGATCCGGCGAGCGCCGTCAGCAAGCGATGCGCCTCGAACAAGGGCGTGCCATATATCTGGCCGAAGCCGTCGAGGCCGACCAGAAGCAGGATCGGAAGCGTGGTCAGAAGGCCGAAT
Coding sequences within it:
- a CDS encoding PH domain-containing protein; protein product: MTDIPAAAPTDPFAPDALNAAEGLDPVAPAYAQVLRVATALNLIPLAIGASVFDALLIRQIEGPYGLITAAAWLIAIVVIVSFPSRRVSRWGYKIGEGQLRVARGWLFRTDTIVPFVRVQHIDVGQGPIERWFGLSHLIVHTSGTHNSTVTLPGLHSDLAAAMRETIRRHIQTDFA
- a CDS encoding alkyl/aryl-sulfatase, with product MRRLTALLLASSLPLAATAQDAASDQTRTAQAEIAGRLPLNDPRDEANVMRGKLAEIPGGVILDANGKTVWDRRPYEFLSKAEAPDTVNPSLWRQARLDAVHGLFEVVPGKIWQVRGYDISVMTIIRGKSGWIIVDPLLSEEAAAASWKLFTDTVEAKAGKLPIRAVIFSHSHSDHFGGVGGIVTPEQVRAQKIRIIAPHGFSEEATSENVLAGGAMGRRALYMFGAILPPGEKGQVDTGLGPKLSSGTVGYMEPTETVGEKGGTLTIDGLAFDFLDAGSTEAPSEFVFYIPAYKALHTTEVVTHTLHNVLTLRGAQVRDALHWSKVIDAMLLKWGGIAEVAMASHHWPTWGSGEVSSLLANQRDAYRYVHDRTLFLANRGATLHELADQTAEAPVQGRDFSTRGYYGTLNHDMKAVYQRYFGWWDGNPANFNPLPPEQSAPKYVALAGGADKLLAAGREALKAGDYRWAAELLNKLVFAQPDNKEARAALASAYDQMGYQAESGAWRNYYLAGAASLRGNAVEASTGNGQSRSFVSAIPTAVFFDALATRFDAAKGSAIKGTFQFVLPDSKETVAVVVGGGVEFPRYGVTDAAPTATVTIDRTILDEAMMGRAQFPALIQSGAIRIDGDRMAFLSWFALHPPVDPRFNVVVP
- a CDS encoding flavodoxin family protein codes for the protein MTDAPHLLIAWHSRTGGSEALARAAAEGAQTAALVAVADVTPEMLLAAGGYLFVGPENLAALSGAMKEMFDRCYYPCLGKLEGRPYATIICAGSDGENAQRQLDRIATGWRLKRVADPIIVNTAAQTPEAILAPKMIAPNRLAEAHDLGAALAEGLAAGIF
- the glpX gene encoding class II fructose-bisphosphatase, with amino-acid sequence MTDTGSNLDRVLVLEMVRVTEAAAIAAAKLIGRGDEKAADAAAVEAMRTAFNTLYMDGTIVIGEGERDEAPMLYIGEKVGMAPGKGPKIDIAVDPLEGTTITAKAGPNALAVLAIAEEGCLLNAPDVYMDKLAVGPGYSANVVNFDNSVRQNVEAVAREKGCKPEQIIVCVLDRPRHETIISELRAIGCGVALIPDGDVAGVIATTNPETNIDIYMGSGGAPEGVLAAAALRCVGGQFKGRLLFRNDDERLRAKKWGIDDLDRVYDLEDLASGDVIFAATGVTDGSLLRGVKRRRDGMMTTETVVMRASSGTVRWVKGEHRAH